The genomic stretch CTTTTAAAAGTGTTTTGAAAAAATGCGAACATGAGTTTAGTGCAATAAATACATCTACCAATGACATCAACAACCTTTTCTCTTTACTAGAAATATTAAAAACTTATCCGGAGAGCGTAAAACTAAGGGAAGATTTGGAGATCTTTCTGTTTAACTTAATAAAAAACCAACGCTATCGGGACGCCTTCAATCTGATAGAAAGCTATACCCATAAAAACTATCCGCTAAAAAGCAATGTCTCATTATGGTCAAGCACCCTGATTAGAAAAACATTAAACCATTTAAAGTTTTTTAAAATCCTTTTAGAACATGAAGAGGCTTGTGAAAATCTACTCAGCACAATTCCAACAGAATTTTTCATCTTATGTTTTGAACACACTGAAAACTTTATCCTTCATCCGTCAAAAATGATTTTTGTTCGCTACCTTGCCAGAATTCATAGAGGTGACAGTGGCTTTTTGCAGAAAATTTTTAGCCTTTCACAAAATCAAAATAGATTATATCAAAAAACATTACATCAACTTGTCTATATAATGGATGCATCTATTGACCCAAATTTAGTCATTGACTTAGCCCAAAACTTATCAAGACAAAACAAAAGAAAGCTGGTTAGGTTATTGCTCCCCCATTGTTCTAAACAAGCCACATGCTCATGGCTTATAAAAAACTTAAACACCCTGAGCAAAACTGATCAAAATAGTATCCTACAACATACACAAAACATAAACCAAAATTTTGTTGCTCAACTTCTTATAGATAACGTGATAAAACAAAAACACTTTTTAAATATGGATGCAGTCCTTAAGGAGTCTGTTTACGATTCAGTTTTAGCCAACTCACCAAAACTGTTCACTGAACACATCCAAAGCCACAAGTTAAAAAAAGGGCTTTTTTATAAAATAAAGTATTTTAACGATTATGTTTGTATAGAAAAAGTTCTAAAAAAAAATCAGTACTTTTCCAAAAGCTTAACTCTAAAAAAAATACAAAAAATCAGTCAAAGCTATAAAATTTATATTCTTAGAAAATTTTATATTCTTCTGGGCCTAGCCCAACAAAAAACAACTTAATTATCTAGATCGCCTCAAAGACTTTCCCATCAACAAGACATACTAAAACAAAAGAAGAACTTGATCTTTTGCTTTAAATTCAATAAACATGCGGCATAATAATTAATAGCTTATTGCATTTTATTAAATTAAGGAGTGTTTCGTTTGGCAAGAGAAGATTTAGTTTTAATTGAAGGAAAAGTGATTGAAGTCGCGGCTGGTGGTAACTTTATGGTTGAAGGACCCAATGGCATGCGAATCGCAGCAAAACTTGCCGGCAAACTAAGAAGAAAACATATACGCGTTATTCTTGGAGACCACGTTACAGTTGGTGTCTCTCCTTATGATCCTAGCCACGGTTTAATTACATACAGAGGCAAAGACCCTGCTTTGAGCAGATCTTAATTATTTTTAACACCCTAAGTAAATCATATTTTATCAATTATTAATAAACTGATATCAATATTGACGGGTCATTCCCCTTTTGGTTTAAACAAGACTGACTTTCTGGTTGCCTGACTTAATAGACCCTACAACAACAGCATCTAAATAATTTTCTAGTAGCTTCTTACTGTCTTCTAGTGAACAAACTAAAAGATAGCCTAGCCCCATGTTAAATGTCTTAAACATTTCTTCTTGGTCAATATTACCTTTGCTTTGTAAAAAAGAAAACAGTGTTGGAATCTGCCATGTATCTTTTTTGATTATAGCATCACAATGACTTGGTAAAATTCTACTCAGGTTTCCTGCAATACCCCCACCAGTAATATGTGCCATACCTTTTATTTTTAGTCCCTGTTTTAGCATAGACAATACAGTCTTTACATAGATACGGGTTCCTTTTAATAAACTTTGACCAAGGCTTGTTTCAAAACCTGGGTAGGTTTCGTTTAATTTTAATTCAGCATGCTCAATCACTTTTCTCACTAGACTAAAACCATTAGAATGAACACCTGAAGACGGCAATCCAATAACAACATCACCTTCTTCTATATTTTTTCCATCAATAATGTTTGCTTTATCAACCAACCCAACACAAAAACCACTTAAATCAAAATCATTTTTGGCATATAAGCCTGGCATTTCTGCGGTTTCTCCACCAACCAATGCACAGCCTGACAGTTTACAAGCTTTAGCTATACTTTTTATAATTTCTGTTGCTTGCTGAAGGTTTATTGAATCACAAGCATAGTAGTCTAAAAATAAAAAAGGACTAGCCCCTAAAGTTAATAAGTCATTAACGCACATAGCTACTAAATCCTGGCCCAGTTGCTCATAATGATTTAACTCACGCGCTAAAAGCAATTTAGTACCAACACCATCTGTGGCAGTAACAATCATTGGCTCTTTATATTCACTTGGAATACTGGCCACAGAAGCAAAGCCTCCAATATTATTTTGAACATGTTTATGAAAGGTTTCTTTGGCCAAAGGCTTAATATTATTTACAAAATCATCGCCTTTTTTTATATCCACACCCGCATCACTATAACTTAAACTTTTTTCCGACATGTGGTAACTTGTAACGCAGCAAAAAGAAAGAGTCTATGAGAATTTTCAACGCATTAAAAAAAATTTTAAAACATTACTTTTTATTAGGTTTATTTGTCTTGTTACCTTTTTACATCACCTTAAAGTTTTTTATGTTGGTGTTCGGTTTTTTTGAAAGTATTTTACGTATTCACGACGGTACTTTTCTTTATATAATCCCAGCCGATTTTCATCCTAACTATTTACTTGGCTATAAAGTCCCGGGCTTGGACATAGCAGTGACAATTTTCTTTATAATTTTAGTTGGCATTTTAAGTCGAAATTATTTTGGACATACTTTAATTAAATTGGGAGATCGTATTATTGACCAAATCCCTCTTGCACGCTCTATACATCGTGTTGCCAAAGAAATTTTAAAAAACTTTACTGCAGAAGATCATTACAATCAATTCAAGCGCGTTATCCTAATAGAATATCCCAGAAAAGGTTTGTATACTATGGCTTTTGTAACCAGCGATCAGCAAAAGTATTTTTCTCGTATTACTGGTAAAAAGCTTCTTAATGTTTTTGTTCCAACATCCCCTAACCCAACAAGTGGTTACTTAATTCTTGTTCCAGAAGAAGAAACAATTCCCACAGATTTTGGCATAGAAGCTGCTTTTAAATTAGTTGTTTCAGGTGGGATGGTTAGCGTCGATTTTGAAAATCCAGAGGTTTTGTGATGGCAAAAAACACACCTCCAACACAATTTGCCCACAATAGACAAGCAAAACATAATTATCAAATCATTGACAGCTTTGAGGTTGGCTGCGTTCTTTTGGGTAGTGAAGTAAAATCTATTCGCCAAGGCAATGTCCAACTCAAAGAAGGTTATGCAAATATTGTTAAAGATGAGCTTTTTTTAGAAGGAGTTTACATTAAACCCTATGAAAACACAGGTGGACATAGCGCTCCAAAATCAGTCAGAACAAGGAAACTGTTGATGCATAAAAAACAAATTCAAAATTTGGCGATGCAAATTGCTCAACAACGATTAAGTCTTGTTCCAATGAAATTGTATCTAAAAAATGGTAAAATTAAATTAGAGCTTGGTTTAGGTAAAGGTAAAAAAGCTCATGATAAGCGAGAAAGTATTAAACAACGTGATGTTGAAAGAGATCTTTTGCGCTATAACCGTTAAACCTAAACTTTTAATAAAGTTGTCCAACTGCATATAAGCAGTTTCAATTCACTCTATAAAAGCGTGAATATCATTTAAGCAAGCTTGATCAAATAACACCAAATTAAGATTATTCTCTGCCATAACATACGCAGCTATATCATGTGTTTTTGCTTCATTTTGCCAAAACATAATACAGTTAGTGTTATTACAATGCGCTGAACCATGCTCAGAACTTTCATCTAAATGATCAGAAACGTTTGACAACCCATTATTGACTAAACCAATGACATGACCAATCTCATGATTGGCAACTATTTGCTGAGCATACGCTTCATAATGGGGAAAGCTACTTGAAGCAAGTTCAACGGCAGGCTTAAATACAACTAACATCGCTTGCCCAGATATAGACAATCCTAAAACATTGGTTTCAGTTTGTTCTTGGTTATTTTTAAAATACCCATCTACCCATAACATGTAGATTGAAGCTTGTTTGTTTTGCCAAGCTGGGCTATCTCTGTGTTGCATCGCAAGATGAATCAAGTCTTCACGTGTATAGTTTTTGCTTTCTGCAGAAATCTGACTCATATCTGAACTTGTTAAAGGAATGAGTAAGTTTTTTGATCCTGAAAAAATGTGATCTAGATTATACTGTAAGAGCTGCCATATATGAAGTCCACTATTTGGATCAATGGTTACCGGCAGAGTTCCTTGCATATAGTCTAGCTCAATGTACAAAGTTTCTGTTTGATTAGAAAAAAGTTTTTTAATGAATTCTCTTTGAGGATCTTCTTTGCCGCAAGATGCTAACAATAGCGTAAAAAACAAAAAAATAGCTTGAAACAATTGGTGCATCCAGTCTTTCATTATATAAAACACTTATCATGAAATCAATACAGTACTTCATTCCTATCATTTTAGGCCTAATTGTCCCTTTACAAGCTTTAGCCAATGCAAAATTGGGAGATAAATTAGGGCACCCTTTATGGGGAGCCTTGTTTAACTTCATTGTTGCAATCAGCTGTATTAGCAGCTCTATTCTTTTTTTTGGTTTAGAAAAACCTAATTTTTCTCACCTGAGCATTAAACAAAGTTATCTTTTTTTTGGTGGACTTGTAGGAGCCTTGTATATTTTTACCAGTCTATTTTACGTCCCTAGAATAGGAGGCCTAATCTTTTTCAGTACTATGATTGCTGTACAGCTTATTGCTTCTCTTGTTTATGACCACTACGGAATATTGGGCAAAACCTTAACTATAACCCCAGAAAAAATTTTAGGTATTCTTCTACTATTAGCTGGAACTTTTTTGGTTTCAAAGTAACCATTACACTTTACTTTTTAAGTTTTGATGTACTATTACAAATAAATACTAAACTAAAAACCATAAATAAAACTTTTTAAAAAGACTCAGGCTAATCAAAATACAAACTTCGTTCAACAATAGCTAAAGTAATAGCTTTATTAAAGCACTAAAATACCATATAAATTTTACATGATTCATACTATTTCAAAAAACATCATTAAAGACTTTACACCTTCTTTGGTTGTTTTTTTAATTTCTTTACCTTTGAGTATGGGGGTAGCCTTGGCTTCTGGCTTACCCCCGGCTTTGGGACTTATCACAGGTATAGTTGGCGGAATTGTAGTTGGCCTTTTTGGTGGTGCGCCATTGCAAATAGCTGGGCCTTCCGCTGGTTTGGCTGTCATTATCATGGAGATGGTACAAAAACATGATGTTGCTGTTTTTACTCTAATAGTAGTCATCACCGGCATATTACAATTTCTAGGTGGATATTTTAAGTTAGGTAGATATTTTAGAGCGGTTTCACCCGCAGTCATTAGAGGCATGTTATCTGGAATTGGAGTTCTTATTATAGTTAGCGAAATTCACATTATGTTTGACGGTCATCTTTATGAAAGTGGGCTAAAAAACTTACTGATGATTCCTTATGCAATTTTTGATACTTTTATTAAACGATCCAACCCCAACCAAACCAGTGCCGCATTTATTGGCACACTTACCTTGTTTATTTTATTTTTTTGGGAAAAATATAAACCCATAAAATTTAAAGTCATTCCTGGTGCCTTATTGAGCATTTTAATTGCAATTGCAACATCTCACTTTCTAGCACTCAATATTCAGTATATAGATGTACCCAACAATATTTTAAAAATAGTTAGCCTACCTCAATGGGACATTTGGACAAACTCTATAAAGCCAGATATTTTTATGGCGGCCATAGCACTGGCCTTTATTGGAACAACTGAAACCTTACTTTGTGCAAATGCCGTTGCTCGCATGCATAATGGCCCAGCAACAAACTACAATAAGGAGCTTGCTACACATGGTGTAGCCAATATAATTTGTGGGTTACTTGGGGCTCCTCCTGTTACTGGGGTTATCAGTAGGTCAACTGTCAATGTTGATGCTGGAGCCACCTCTAAAGCTTCTGCAGTGATGCAAGCTATTTGGATATTAACCTTTATTTTATTTTTCCCAAACCTTTTAGCTCTAATTCCAACTTCAAGCTTAGCCGCAATCTTAATTTATATTGGCTTTAAGTTGCTCAATATTTCTGCCATTAAGTCCTTATTTAAATATGGAAAACCTGTCATTTTTATCTTT from Oligoflexia bacterium encodes the following:
- a CDS encoding DUF502 domain-containing protein produces the protein MRIFNALKKILKHYFLLGLFVLLPFYITLKFFMLVFGFFESILRIHDGTFLYIIPADFHPNYLLGYKVPGLDIAVTIFFIILVGILSRNYFGHTLIKLGDRIIDQIPLARSIHRVAKEILKNFTAEDHYNQFKRVILIEYPRKGLYTMAFVTSDQQKYFSRITGKKLLNVFVPTSPNPTSGYLILVPEEETIPTDFGIEAAFKLVVSGGMVSVDFENPEVL
- the smpB gene encoding SsrA-binding protein SmpB; the protein is MAKNTPPTQFAHNRQAKHNYQIIDSFEVGCVLLGSEVKSIRQGNVQLKEGYANIVKDELFLEGVYIKPYENTGGHSAPKSVRTRKLLMHKKQIQNLAMQIAQQRLSLVPMKLYLKNGKIKLELGLGKGKKAHDKRESIKQRDVERDLLRYNR
- a CDS encoding SulP family inorganic anion transporter; translated protein: MIHTISKNIIKDFTPSLVVFLISLPLSMGVALASGLPPALGLITGIVGGIVVGLFGGAPLQIAGPSAGLAVIIMEMVQKHDVAVFTLIVVITGILQFLGGYFKLGRYFRAVSPAVIRGMLSGIGVLIIVSEIHIMFDGHLYESGLKNLLMIPYAIFDTFIKRSNPNQTSAAFIGTLTLFILFFWEKYKPIKFKVIPGALLSILIAIATSHFLALNIQYIDVPNNILKIVSLPQWDIWTNSIKPDIFMAAIALAFIGTTETLLCANAVARMHNGPATNYNKELATHGVANIICGLLGAPPVTGVISRSTVNVDAGATSKASAVMQAIWILTFILFFPNLLALIPTSSLAAILIYIGFKLLNISAIKSLFKYGKPVIFIFLATIIGIICLNLLNGIIIGLVLSTIKLVYSLSHLEIERKSEDNAIEIILHGSATFLALPQLGQELETIDAGTKVCFHVENLEFIDHACLDLLSAFKHRHEENGGLVELEWDTLFNRYTQGKITTSGEYKLPDDIDQPIKDS
- the infA gene encoding translation initiation factor IF-1, whose protein sequence is MAREDLVLIEGKVIEVAAGGNFMVEGPNGMRIAAKLAGKLRRKHIRVILGDHVTVGVSPYDPSHGLITYRGKDPALSRS
- the purM gene encoding phosphoribosylformylglycinamidine cyclo-ligase, with product MSEKSLSYSDAGVDIKKGDDFVNNIKPLAKETFHKHVQNNIGGFASVASIPSEYKEPMIVTATDGVGTKLLLARELNHYEQLGQDLVAMCVNDLLTLGASPFLFLDYYACDSINLQQATEIIKSIAKACKLSGCALVGGETAEMPGLYAKNDFDLSGFCVGLVDKANIIDGKNIEEGDVVIGLPSSGVHSNGFSLVRKVIEHAELKLNETYPGFETSLGQSLLKGTRIYVKTVLSMLKQGLKIKGMAHITGGGIAGNLSRILPSHCDAIIKKDTWQIPTLFSFLQSKGNIDQEEMFKTFNMGLGYLLVCSLEDSKKLLENYLDAVVVGSIKSGNQKVSLV
- a CDS encoding DMT family transporter, with the translated sequence MKSIQYFIPIILGLIVPLQALANAKLGDKLGHPLWGALFNFIVAISCISSSILFFGLEKPNFSHLSIKQSYLFFGGLVGALYIFTSLFYVPRIGGLIFFSTMIAVQLIASLVYDHYGILGKTLTITPEKILGILLLLAGTFLVSK